The genomic region CCGATTGGCATCAAGCCCGAAGGCAGCAAGGCCGATCGCATGGCGGCACAATCCTTCCGGATCGAGGCCGGACAAGTGCATCTGCCCACAGATGCGCCCTGGCTGGACGACTATTTGCTGGAGCTGCTGGCGTTTCCCCACGGCAAGCACGACGACCAGGTCGACAGCACCTCGCAATTTTTGAGATGGGCGGGCAACCATCCGATGTTCGATGACGTCCAGCTCAACATCATTTCGGTCGGCCGAGAGGGTTATGGCTACGGCTTTCCATGATCGGTCACCGGGCAACATCGAGAGTTTCTCCAGAACGAAGCCAATCGCAAATCTACACACGCGCTGAGCTTAGCGATCGAAACGCGCGCTTCTGCGCGGCCAGCGCGCTGCGCTCGTAGCGCTCAAGCGCCTCGAGCCGGCGCGCGACGTCTCCAACCGGGTCCCCACCGAGGGCGGCCAACAGCGCGTGGCGGACCAGTCGCACGCGCCATAGCTCGCACTTGGCATCCGCAACCGCGGCGGCCGTTTCGGGTCCAATCTCACAGCCGAGGCCCGCGCGAATTGCAGCTGCAAAGGTCGGCGCATCCGGCTTGCAACTCGTGGCGAGTCCGTGGCGCAACGCGTTGCGGCTGGACCTCACCTTTCCGGGCATCGTTCTCGGTCCGGTGCTGCGCTTGGCGTTGGCGCGATTGGCTTCGATTTGTCGAATTGACGTCATCTCCGAGCTCCTCGACCGGGGCGGGTTGCAGCCCCCGAAAGCTCGCTCCAAGACTTTGAGACATCAAGCATTTTTGGACACAACGAACCGCAAATTCGCTGCAGAAAGGACTGGCATTCCCGCGCAAAAGGAGCGTCACTAATGGGACGGGGTGTTGACCGTTAGCCCCGGTATCTCTCCTCGCCGGTGCGGGGCTTTTGGTGGTGGTGCGGCGGCAAGCCGCGTTTGCCAAACCAAGGAGAGACCGGTGACCCTGATTGCAACCGATGGCGCCGAGGCGCCACATCGCATCGTCAAGTTCGACCCCATTGACCGCCGCGCGTTTATCGGCGGCTCGGATGCCCGCATCATCATGGGCAATGATCAGGACGATCTCACGCGGCTGTGGCGCGAAAAGCGCGGCGAGATCGCGCCGCAAGATTTTGCGCACAACCTCATCGTCCAGCTCGGCAGCGTGACCGAAGACCTCAACCGCAGCTGGTACCAGCGCGCGTCGGGCGTGACTATTACGGATATTCAGAAGCGGATTCGCCATCCCGTCCACAGCTGGATGGCGGCCACCCTCGATGGCATCGTCGCAGAAACCGGCGCGGTGTTCGAGGCCAAGTTCATGCTGCCCTGGGCCTTCACCGAGGAGGCCGCGGCCGACAAACACATGGCGCAGCTGCAGCACAACATGTGGGTGATCGCCGCCCGTTCGGCCGTGCTGTCGATCATCACCGGCGGCGGCAAATGGGTCGAGCTCACGGTGCATGCCGATCCGCTCTACCAGCATCTGCTGCTCACGGCCGAAAAGAAGTTCTGGCGCAGCGTGCAGAGCGGCGAGCCGCCGCTCCTGTTCGGGATCGAGACGCCGCGGCCGCGGCTGGCCGCCGTCAAGGTCGTCGACATGACCGCATCCAATCTGTGGGCGGAGTGCGCGGCGACCTATCTGCGCACCCGCGATGCCCATGGCGAGCACGAATTGGCCAAGACCGAGCTCAAGAAGCTGCTGCCCGAGGACGCCAAGGAAGCGTTCGGCCACGGCGTTCGCGCCAAGCGATCCAAAGCCGGCGCGATCAGCTTTGATCCGGTTGAGATGGAGCGCGTCCATGCACCAGGCCAGTGAGCATATCGGGG from Bradyrhizobium lupini harbors:
- a CDS encoding YqaJ viral recombinase family protein, with the protein product MTLIATDGAEAPHRIVKFDPIDRRAFIGGSDARIIMGNDQDDLTRLWREKRGEIAPQDFAHNLIVQLGSVTEDLNRSWYQRASGVTITDIQKRIRHPVHSWMAATLDGIVAETGAVFEAKFMLPWAFTEEAAADKHMAQLQHNMWVIAARSAVLSIITGGGKWVELTVHADPLYQHLLLTAEKKFWRSVQSGEPPLLFGIETPRPRLAAVKVVDMTASNLWAECAATYLRTRDAHGEHELAKTELKKLLPEDAKEAFGHGVRAKRSKAGAISFDPVEMERVHAPGQ